The Thermodesulfovibrionales bacterium genome segment ATGACACTCCTTACACCCCAGCTTTGTGTGAAACTCGTGATTGAATTTCACCGGAAACCCCGATGAGGCAAGGGTAAAGGTCTTCAGGTCATGACAGTCAGCACAGAGGGTCGTATTGATCCGGATAGGGCTGTGTCCTTTAAAAGGATGACACTGGTTACAGTGATAGCCGGTGTCCCGGTGAATTCCATGGGGAAAGACGCCGGATCCCTTCTCCATGGAGGAGAACTTCGGGAAGGAATGGCACCGAAAACAGGGGAGGGCATTCGCTGCCTCGTCGCGCGTAACGATTCTCTCGGGTGGTTTTTCGACCTTCTGTTTTTCGACATGGGGAGCACAGGAGACGATCAACGTGAACAGGCTGATAAAGAGAATCCATCTCATCTGTTTGTCCTCCGTGCCATACCTATGAACT includes the following:
- a CDS encoding cytochrome c3 family protein: MRWILFISLFTLIVSCAPHVEKQKVEKPPERIVTRDEAANALPCFRCHSFPKFSSMEKGSGVFPHGIHRDTGYHCNQCHPFKGHSPIRINTTLCADCHDLKTFTLASSGFPVKFNHEFHTKLGCKECHLGIFLMKRGSTRITMDDIYQGKYCGECHNGKRAFPPTECSRCHDLRNFDRSLLYKVEGIGNVLFSHKFHLSMFKCDDCHTKLFAMKKTQGKMTMSEMNNGKFCGACHNGTAATSVTECEKCHKP